In the genome of Vulpes lagopus strain Blue_001 chromosome 9, ASM1834538v1, whole genome shotgun sequence, the window AGCGGTCAGCTGACCACCAGGGCTGTGCTTCCACCTCATGGCACTCGATCCCCgctccccccagcccaccccgtGCTGAGCCCCATTCTTCCCGCAGGCTCAAGACCATCAGTCTGGTGATCCGCAGCACGCAGGGGGCTGAGGAGGTGCTCAGGGCCCACGAGGAGCAGCTCAAGGAGGCCCAGGCTGTCCCTGCCACCCTCCCGGAGCTTGAGGCCACCAAGGCTGCGCTGAAGGTACTactgctgggcctgggcctcaccGTGAGGGCCAGGGGCACAGGGTGGCATGGGCGGCACGGGCGGCACGGCGGCCAGAGGCAGGGCCTTGGAGCTGAAACCGGACCTGCCTCTCTGTTCCCCACCCGCCCCCCTGCAGAAGCTGCGGGTCCAGGCGGAAGCACAGCAGCCCGTGTTCGATGCCCTGCGGGACGAGCTGCGGGGGGCTCAGGAGGTGGGGGAGCGGCTGCAGCGGCAGCACGGCGAGCGGGACGTGGAGGTGGAGCGCTGGCGAGAGCGGGTTGCCCCCCTGCTGGAGCGCTGGCAGGCTGCGCTGGCCCAGACCGACGTGAGGCAGCGCGAGCTCGAGCAGCTGGGCCGCCAGCTCCGTTACTACCGCGAGAGCGCAGACCCGCTGGGCGCCTGGCTGCAGGACGCCAAGCAGCGGCAGGAGCGGATCCAGGCCGTGCCACTGGCCAACAGCCAGGCCGTGCGGGAGCAGCTGCAGCAGGAGAAGGTGGGTGCGGGCCGGGCCCCGGTGGGAGTGGGTCCGGAGGGGGCGCGCCTTGTGGCTGCTGaccaccctcccctcccaggaGCTGCTGGAGGAGATCGAGCGGTACGGCGAGAAGGTGGATGAGTGCCAGCAGCTGGCCAAGCAGTACATTAATGCCATCAAGGTGAGGCTTCCTGGCTTCCTGCTACCCGCACGGAGGCTTGGCCGCCTGAGGAGGTCTTGCTGTGCCGTCCGCGGtgccccccagcccaggccacACCCGCGAGAGCCTGGGGCAGGTTCCAGGGTACGGTGAGGGGAATGTGAAGCTGGCAGCTGACTGTTGTTGTCTTCATAGGACTACGAGCTCCAACTAGTCACGTACAAGGCGCAGCTGGAGCCAGTGGCCTCCCCAGCCAAGAAGCCCAAGGTCCAGTCCGGATCTGAGAGCGTCATCCAGGAGGTAGGGCCGGGggtgctgctgctggggctgggcgGGGTGCACGGGCCCCGTGGCTCAAGGCAGGCCTGACCCCGGATGCCTCCTTCCCCGTGGCCCCCAGTACGTGGACCTGCGCACGAGGTACAGCGAGCTCACCACGCTCACAAGTCAGTACATCAAGTTCATCCGCGAGACCCTGCGGcgcatggaggaggaggaggtatgTCCTATTGGGGTGGGAGTGCCGTcctcctgcccgccccgccccggtgCTGCCCCGGGAACCTGAGACCACTCAGGACGGCTCtcgcccctccctcctgcctggtgCTGTCAGCACCCTCCCCTGCAGCACGGCCCGCCCCCCCCCTTGCCCTGGCGCTGCACTGCTGTCCCCGTGGTGGCTGGCACCTCCTCTCTGTTGGCACGTGCTCCCTACCAGGCGTCCTCCTGGCTCTCTTGTGTCTGTTCCTCCTGGGGGTCCACGTGGCCTCTCCGCTTGGCCACTTGCCGTGGAAGGGCTGGGGACGGAGGGTCCCGGAGTGTCTCGGCAGGGCAGGTGGCTCCCTGTCCGTTCCTTCTGCTTCCTGGGTGGATTCGCCGTCTGGCCTACGTGCGGCCTCCTCTCTGCAGGCTTGCAAGCCCTGGGGGCTGCGCTGCTGTCTCACGCTGGCTGCCCCGGCTCAGCTCGGGGAGAGGGGCCCTGTGGGCAGAGCCCAGCCAGCAGGTGTTCAGCAGCGCTCTGGCAGGGCGGTGTGGTGGGCGCGGCTCGCACGCCCTGCGAACTTcctgctttgctctctctctctctccctgtccatCTGTCTCGGTGGCCTGTCTGCGGGAAGAGGGGAGGACGCCTGGGCCTCCTCCCCCAGGCTGGTGAGCACGGTGGGGCCAGGCTGCGCTCGCTGCCCTGAGTGCCCTGGGCGGGTGCACGCTGTCTCCCTCGGCCGCGCTGTGACCTCTGTCCTCCCTCGaccctcccacccctacccccgcaCCGCGCTGTCGGAGTGAACTGTGGTGGTGCCGTGTCCTGTGAGTGCCCGGCGGCCCGCCCTGTGCTCACggctctctctggttctctccctctctctgccgcCGCCGCAGAGGCTGGCTGAGCAGCAGCGGGCAGAGGAGCGGGAGCGGCTGGCCGAGGTGGAGGCCGCGCTGGAGAAGCAGCGGCAGTTGGCCGAGGCCCACGCGCAGGCGAAGGCGCAGGCCGAGCGGGAGGCGGAGGAGCTGCAGCGACGCATGCAGGAGGAGGTGGCGCGGCGGGAGGAGGCCGCGGTGGACGCACAGCAGCAGAAGCGGAGCATTCAGGAGGAGCTGCAGCACTTGCGGCAGAGCTCGGAGGCCGAGATCCAGGCCAAGGCCCGGCAGGTGGAGGCCGCAGAACGCAGCCGGGTGCGCATCGAGGAGGAGATCCGCGTGGTCCGCCTGCAGCTGGAGGCCACTGAGCGCcagcggggcggggccgagggcgaGCTGCAGGCCCTGCGTGCGCGGGCGGAAGAGGCCGAGGCGCAGAAGCGGCAGGCGCAGGAGGAGGCGGAGCGCTTGCGGCGGCAGGTGCAGGACGAGAGCCAGCGCAAGCGGCAGGCGGAGGCGGAGCTGGCCCTGCGCGTGAAGGCCGAGGCCGAGGCGGCCCGAGAGAAGCAGCGGGCCCTGCAGGCGCTCGAGGACGTGCGGCTCCAGGCCGAGGAGGCGGAGCGGCGCCTGCGGCAGGCGGAGGCCGACCGGGCCCGCCAGGTGCAGGTGGCCCTGGAGACGGCGCAGCGCAGCGCGGAGGTGGAGCTGCAGAGCAAGCGCGCCTCCTTCGCCGAGAAGACCGCGCAGCTGGAGCGCACGCTGCAGGAGGAGCACGTGGCCGTGGCACAGCTGCGCGAGGAGGCGGAGCGGCGGGCGCAGCAGCAGGCGGAGGCTGAGCGCGCCCGGGAGGAGGCGGAGCAGGAGCTGGAGCGCTGGCGGCTGAAGGCCAACGAGGCGCTGCGCCTGCGGCTGCAGGCGGAAGAGGTGGCCCAGCAGAAGAGCCTGGCGCAGGCTGAGGCCgagaagcagaaggaggaggcGGAGCGGGAGGCGCGGCGCCGGGGCAAGGCGGAGGAGCAGGCCGTGCGGCAGCGGGAGCTGGCCGAGCAGGAGCTGGAGAAGCAGCGGCAGCTGGCGGAGGGCACCGCGCAGCAGCGCCTGGTGGCAGAGCAGGAGCTGATCCGGCTGCGGGCCGAGacggagcagggggagcagcagcggcagctgctggaggaggagctggcaCGCCTGCAGCGGGAGGCGGCCGCAGCCACGCACAAGCGCCAGGAGCTGGAAGCCGAGCTGGCCAAGGTGCGGGCTGAGATGGAGGTGCTGCTGGCCAGCAAGGCGCGCGCGGAGGAGGAGTCCCGCTCCACCAGCGAGAAGTCCAAGCAGAGGCTGGAGGCCGAGGCCAGCCGGTTCCGCGAGCTGGCCGAGGAGGCCGCCCGCCTGCGCGCCCTGGCTGAGGAGACCAAGCGGCAGCGGCAGCTGGCCGAGGAGGATGCGGCCCGGCAGCGGGCAGAGGCGGAGAGGGTGCTGGCCGAGAAGCTGGCTGCCATCAGCGAGGCCACGCGGCTCAAGACGGAGGCCGAGATCGCCCTCAAGGAGAAGGAGGCGGAGAACGAGCGTCTGCGGCGGCTGGCGGAAGACGAAGCCTTCCAGCGGCGGCGGCTGGAGGAGCAGGCCGCCCAGCACAAGGCGGACATCGAGGAGCGGCTGGCGCAGCTGCGCAAAGCGTCAGAGAACGAGCTGGAGCGGCAGAAGGGGCTGGTGGAGGACACGCTGCGGCAGCGgcggcaggtggaggaggagatcTTGGCCCTGAAGGCGAGCTTCGAGAAGGCGGCTGCCGGCAAGgcggagctggagctggagctcgGGCGCATCCGCAGTAACGCTGAGGACACACTGCGCAGCAAGGAGCAGGCTGAGCTGGAGGCCACGCGGCAGCGGCAGCTGGCGGCTGAGGAGGAGCAGCGGCGCCGCGAGGCTGAGGAGCGCGTGCAAAAGAGCTTGGCTGCTGAGGAGGAGGCCGCGCGGCAGCGCAAGTCTGCCCTGGAGGAGGTGGAGCGGCTCAAGGCCAAGGTGGAGGAGGCCCGGCGCCTGCGTGAGCGAGCGGAGCAGGAGTCGGCTCGGCAGCTACAGCTGGCCCAGGAGGCTGCCCAGAAGCGGCTGCAGGCCGAGGAGAAGGCGCATGCCTTCGCCGTGCAGCAGAAGGAACAGGAGCTGCAGCAGACACTCCAGCAGGAGCAGAGCATGCTGGAGCGGCTGCGGGCCGAGGCGgaggcggcgcggcgggcggccgaggaggcggaggaggcgcGGGAGCGGGCCGAGAGGGAGGCAGCACAGTCCCGGCGGCAGGTGGAGGAGGCCGAGAGGCTGAAGCAGCTGGCCGAGGAGCAGGCGCAGGCCCAGGCTCAGGCGCAGGCCGCCGCGGAGAAGCTTCGCAAGGAGGCGGAGCAGGAGGCGGCGCGGCGGGCGCAGGCAGAGCAGGCCGCCCTGAAGCAGAAGCAGGTGGCCGACGCCGAGATGGAGAAGCACAAGAAGTTTGCTGAGCAGACTTTGCGGCAGAAGGCGCAGGTGGAGCAGGAGCTGACCACGCTGCGGCTGCAGCTGGAGGAAACCGACCACCAGAAGAGCATCCTGGACGAGGAGCTGCAGCGGCTGAAGGCCGAGGTGACCGAGGCAGCCCGCCAGCGCAACCAGGTGGAGGAGGAGCTCTTCTCCGTGCGCGTGCAGATGGAGGAGCTGAGCAAGCTCAAGGCACGCATCGAGGCGGAGAACCGTGCGCTCATCCTCCGCGACAAGGACAACACGCAGCGCTTCTTGCAGGAGGAGGCCGAGAAGATGAAGCAGGTGGCGGAGGAGGCCGCCCGGCTGAGCGTGGCCGCCCAGGAGGCAGCCCGGCTGCGGCAGCTGGCCGAGGAGGACCTGGCACAGCAGCGGGCCCTGGCGGAGAAGATGCTCAAGGAGAAGATGCAGGCGGTGCAGGAGGCCACACGCCTCAAGGCCGAGGCGGAGCTGCTGCAGCAGCAGAAGGAGCTGGCGCAGGAGCAGGCCCGACAGCTGCAGGAGGATAAGGAGCAGATGGCACAGCAGCTGGCTCAGGAGACGCAGGGTTTCCAGCGGACGCTGGAGGCGGAGCGGCAGCGACAGCTGGAGATGAGCGCCGAGGCTGAGCGCCTCAAGCTTCGCGTGGCCGAGATGAGCCGGGCCCAGGCCCGCGCCGAGGAGGACGCCCAGCGCTTCCGCAAACAGGCCGAGGAGATCGGCGAGAAGCTGCACCGCACCGAGCTCGCCACGCAGGAGAAGGTGACGCTGGTACACACGCTCGAGATTCAGCGGCAGCAGAGCGACCATGACGCCGAGCGCCTACGGGCGGCTATCGCCGAGCTGGAGCGTGAGAAGGAGAAGCTCCAGGAGGAGGCCACGTTGCTGCAGCAGAAGTCTGAGGAGGTACCGGCCGTCCCTCCACGTGCACGTGGGTGGGCCCTGGGTGGAGGCCCGCTCTCGGGGGTCCCCTGATGTCCCTGActgtcccctcccctctttcTAGATGCAGGTGGTGCAGCAGGAGCAGCTGCTGCAGGAGACGCGGGCCCTGCAGGAGAGCTTCCTGTCAGAAAAGGACCGCCTGCTGCAGCGGGAGCGCTTCATCGAGCAGGAGAAGGCCAAGCTGGAGCAGCTCTTCCGGGACGAGGTGGCCAAGGCGCAGAAATTGCGTGaggagcagcagcggcagcagcagcagatgGAGCAGGAGCGGGAGCAGCTGGTGGCCAGCATGGAGGAGGCCCGGCAGCGCCAGCGCGAGGCGGAGGAGGGCGTGCGCCgcaagcaggaggagctgcagcttctggagcagcagcggcagcagcaggaGCGACTGCTGGCCGAGGAGAACCAGCGGCTGCGCGAGCGGCTACAGCGCCTGGAGGAGGAGCACCGGGCCGCCTTGGCGCATTCGGAGGAGATCGCCGCCTCCCAGGCCGCGGCCTCCAAAGCCCTGCCCAACGGCCGGGATGTGCTCGACGGCCCAGCCGCGGAGGCAGAGCCTGAGCACGCGTTCGATGGCCTTCGGCGGAAGGTGCCAGCCCAGCGGCTGCAGGAGGTGGGCATCCTGAGCGCGGAGGAGCTGCAGCGGCTGGCCCAGGGCCGCACGACAGTGGCCGAGCTTGCTCAGCGGGAGGACGTGCGCCAGTACCTGCAGGGCCGCAGTGGCATCGCTGGGCTGCTGCTCAAACCCGCCAACGAGAAGCTGAGCATCTACGCGGCCCTCCGGAGGCAGCTGCTGAGCCCAGGCACAGCACTCATCCTGCTGGAGGCGCAGGCGGCCACTGGCTTCCTCCTGGACCCCGTGCAGAACCGACGGCTGACTGTCAACGAGGCCGTGAAGGAAGGCGTGGTGGGGCCCGAGCTGCACCACAAGCTGCTGTCGGCCGAGCGCGCCGTCACCGGCTACAAGGACCCCTACACCGGCGAGCAGATCTCACTCTTCCAGGCCATGAAGAAGGAGCTCATCGTGCGCGACCACGGCATCCGCCTGCTGGAGGCCCAGATTGCCACGGGCGGCATCATCGACCCGGTGCACAGCCACCGGCTGCCCGTGGATGTGGCCTACCAGCGCGGCTACTTCGACGAGGAGATGAACCGCGTGCTGGCCGACCCGAGCGACGACACCAAGGGCTTCTTCGACCCCAACACGCACGAGAACCTCACGTACCTGCAGCTGCTGGAGCGCTGCGTGCTCGACCCCGACACGGGCCTGCGCCTGCTGCCCCTCACGGACCAGGCCGCCAGGGGCGGTGAGCTGGTCTACACCGACTCCGAGGCCCGGGATGTGTTCGAGAAAGCCACTGTGTCTGCACCGTTTGGGAAGTTCCAGGGCAGGACGGTGACCATCTGGGAGCTCATCAACTCCGAGTACTTCACGGCGGAGCAGCGGCGGGATCTGCTGCGGCAGTTCCGCACGGGCAAGGTCACCGTGGAGAAGATCATCAAGATCGTCATCACGGTGGTGGAGGAGCACGAGCAGAAAGGCCAGCTCTGCTTCGAGGGCCTGCGCGCCCTGGTACCCGCTGCTGAGCTGCTCGAGAGCGGGGTCATCGACCACAACCTCTATCGCCAGCTGCAGCGGGGCGAGCGCTCTGTGCGAGAGGTGGCCGAGGTGGACGCCGTGCGGCGGGCCCTGCGGGGCACCAGCGTCATTGCAGGGGTGTggctggaggaggcaggacaGAGGCTGAGCATCTATGAAGCCCTGAAAAAGGATCTCCTGCCTCCAGAGGTAGCAGTGGCTCTCCTGGAGGCCCAGGCCGGCACGGGCCACATCATTGACCCCGCCACGAGCGCCCGGCTCACCGTGGACGAGGCGGTGCGTGCCGGCCTGGTGGGGCCCGAGCTGCATGAGAAGCTGTTGTCGGCCGAGAAGGCCGTGACGGGCTACAAGGACCCGTACTCAGGGCAGAGCGTTTCTCTCTTCCAGGCCCTGAAGAAGGGCCTcatccccagggagcagggcctgCGTCTGCTTGATGCCCAGTTGTCCACGGGCGGCATCGTTGACCCAAGCAAGAGCCACCGCGTGCCCATGGACGTGGCCTACGCCCGGGGCTACTTGGACCAGGAGACCAGCCGAGCCCTGTCGGCGCCCCAAGACGAAGCCAAGACCTACCACGACCCCGGCACGCAGGAGCCCGTCACCTACGGCCAGCTCCAGCAGCAATGCCGGCCCGACCCGCTGACGGGGCTGAGCCTGCTGCCGCTCTCGGAACAGGCCGCTCAGGCCCGGCGGGAAGGGCTCTTCTCCGAGCTGCAGGCCCGTGAGACCTTTCAGAAGACCCCCGTGGAGGTCCCCGTGGGCAGCTTCAAGGGCAGGACAGTGACAGTGTGGGAGCTCCTGAGCTCCGAGTACTTCACGGCCGAGCAGAGACAGGAGCTGCTGCGGCAGTTCCGCACGGGCACCGTCACCGTGGAGAAGATCATCAAGATCGTCATCACCATCGTGGAGGAGGTGGAGACTGTGCGGCAAGAGAGGCTGTCGTTCAGCGGCCTCCGTGCCCCGGTGCCAGCCAGCGAGCTCCTGGCCTCCGGGGTCCTCAGCAGGACCCAATTTGAGCAGCTCAAGGACGGCAAGACGTCGGTGAAAGACCTGTCAGAGCTGAGCTCCGTGCGGACGCTGCTCCAGGGCAGCGGCTGCCTGGCCGGCATCTACCTGGAGGACTCCAAGGAGAAGGTGACCATCTACGAGGCCATGCGGCGGGGCCTGCTCAGGCCCAGCACAGCCACTCTCCTGCTCGAGGCCCAGGCGGCCACGGGCTTCCTCATTGACCCCGTGCGCAACCAGCGCTTGTACGTCCACGAGGCCGTGAAGGCGGGTGTGGTGGGGCCTGAGCTGCACGAGAAGCTGCTGTCGGCCGAGAAGGCCGTGACCGGCTACAAGGACCCGTACTCGGGCAGCACCATCTCGCTCTTCCAGGCCATGAAGAAGGGCCTGGTCCTTCGGGAGCACGGCATCCGCCTGCTGGAGGCCCAGATCGCCACGGGCGGCATCATCGACCCGGTGCACAGCCACCGGCTGCCCGTGGACGTGGCCTACCAGCGCGGCTACTTCGACGAGGAGATGAACCGCGTGCTGGCCGACCCGAGCGACGACACCAAGGGCTTCTTCGACCCCAACACGCACGAGAACCTCACGTACCTGCAGCTGCTGGAGCGCTGCGTGGAGGACCCCGAGACGGGCCTGCGCCTGCTGCCCCTGAAAGGCGCCGAGAAGACGGAGGTGGTGGAGACCACGCAGGTGTACACGGAGGAGGAGACCCGCAGGGCGTTCGAGGAGACGCAGATCGACATCCCTGGCAGCGCCGGCCGCGGCGGCTCCACTATGTCCCTGTGGGAGGTGATGCAGTCGGACCTGATCCCAGAGGAGCAGCGGACCCGGCTCATGGCGGACTTCCAGGCCGGCCGCGTGACCAAGGAGcgcatgatcatcatcatcatcgagATCATCGAGAAGACCGAGATCGTGCGCCAGCAGAACCTGGCCTCCTATGACTACGTCCGGCGCCGCCTCACTGCCGAGGACCTGTACGAGGCCCGGATCATCTCCCGCGAGACCTACAGCCTCCTCCGGGAGGGGACCAAGAGCCTCCGACAGGTgcttgaggaggaggaggcctc includes:
- the PLEC gene encoding plectin isoform X8, which translates into the protein MSQRRLRVPEPEGLGSKRTSSEDNLYLAVLRASEGKKDERDRVQKKTFTKWVNKHLIKHWRAEAQRHISDLYEDLRDGHNLISLLEVLSGDSLPREKGRMRFHKLQNVQIALDYLRHRQVKLVNIRNDDIADGNPKLTLGLIWTIILHFQISDIQVSGQSEDMTAKEKLLLWSQRMVEGYQGLRCDNFTSSWRDGRLFNAIIHRHRPMLIDMSKVYRQTNLENLDQAFSVAERDLGVTRLLDPEDVDVPQPDEKSIITYVSSLYDAMPRVPDVQDGVKANELQLRWQEYRELVVLLLQWMRHHTAAFEERRFPSSFEEIEILWCQFLKFKETELPAKEADKNRSKGIYQSLEGAVQAGQLKVPPGYHPLDVEKEWGKLHVAILDREKQLRSEFERLECLQRIVSKLQMEAGLCEEQLNHADALLQSDVRLLAASKAPQRAAEVERDLDKADGMIRLLFNDVQTLKDGRHPQGEQMYRRVYRLHERLVAIRTEYNLRLKSGVAAPVTQVTVQTTQRRPELEDATLRYLQDLLAWVEENQRRVDSAEWGGDLPSVEAQLGSHRGLHQSIDEFRAKIERARADEGQLSPAPRGTYRDCLGRLDLQYAKLLNSSKARLRSLESLHGFVAAATKELMWLSEKEEEEVGFDWGEHNSNMAGKKESYSALMRELEVKEKKIKEIQSTGDRLLREGHPARPTVESFQAALQTQWSWMLQLCCCIEAHLKENTAYFQFFSDVRETEEQLRKLQETLRRKYTCDRSITVTRLEDLLQDAQDEKEQLNEYRAHLSGLAKRARAVVQLKPRDQAQPMRGRVPLQAVCDYKQVEVTVHKGDQCQLLGPAQPAHWKVLSSSGSEAAVPSVCFLVPPPNQEAQEAVSRLEAQHQALVALWHQLHVDMKSLLAWQCLSRDVQLIRSWSLVTFRTLKPEEQRQALRSLELHYQAFLRDSQDAGGFGPEDRLQAEREYGSCSRHYQQLLQSAEQGAQEESRCQRCISELKDIRLQLEACETRTVHRLRLPLDKEPARECAQRIAEQQKAQAEVEGLGKGVARLSAEAEKVLALPEPSPAAPTLRSELELTLGKLEQVRSLSAIYLEKLKTISLVIRSTQGAEEVLRAHEEQLKEAQAVPATLPELEATKAALKKLRVQAEAQQPVFDALRDELRGAQEVGERLQRQHGERDVEVERWRERVAPLLERWQAALAQTDVRQRELEQLGRQLRYYRESADPLGAWLQDAKQRQERIQAVPLANSQAVREQLQQEKELLEEIERYGEKVDECQQLAKQYINAIKDYELQLVTYKAQLEPVASPAKKPKVQSGSESVIQEYVDLRTRYSELTTLTSQYIKFIRETLRRMEEEERLAEQQRAEERERLAEVEAALEKQRQLAEAHAQAKAQAEREAEELQRRMQEEVARREEAAVDAQQQKRSIQEELQHLRQSSEAEIQAKARQVEAAERSRVRIEEEIRVVRLQLEATERQRGGAEGELQALRARAEEAEAQKRQAQEEAERLRRQVQDESQRKRQAEAELALRVKAEAEAAREKQRALQALEDVRLQAEEAERRLRQAEADRARQVQVALETAQRSAEVELQSKRASFAEKTAQLERTLQEEHVAVAQLREEAERRAQQQAEAERAREEAEQELERWRLKANEALRLRLQAEEVAQQKSLAQAEAEKQKEEAEREARRRGKAEEQAVRQRELAEQELEKQRQLAEGTAQQRLVAEQELIRLRAETEQGEQQRQLLEEELARLQREAAAATHKRQELEAELAKVRAEMEVLLASKARAEEESRSTSEKSKQRLEAEASRFRELAEEAARLRALAEETKRQRQLAEEDAARQRAEAERVLAEKLAAISEATRLKTEAEIALKEKEAENERLRRLAEDEAFQRRRLEEQAAQHKADIEERLAQLRKASENELERQKGLVEDTLRQRRQVEEEILALKASFEKAAAGKAELELELGRIRSNAEDTLRSKEQAELEATRQRQLAAEEEQRRREAEERVQKSLAAEEEAARQRKSALEEVERLKAKVEEARRLRERAEQESARQLQLAQEAAQKRLQAEEKAHAFAVQQKEQELQQTLQQEQSMLERLRAEAEAARRAAEEAEEARERAEREAAQSRRQVEEAERLKQLAEEQAQAQAQAQAAAEKLRKEAEQEAARRAQAEQAALKQKQVADAEMEKHKKFAEQTLRQKAQVEQELTTLRLQLEETDHQKSILDEELQRLKAEVTEAARQRNQVEEELFSVRVQMEELSKLKARIEAENRALILRDKDNTQRFLQEEAEKMKQVAEEAARLSVAAQEAARLRQLAEEDLAQQRALAEKMLKEKMQAVQEATRLKAEAELLQQQKELAQEQARQLQEDKEQMAQQLAQETQGFQRTLEAERQRQLEMSAEAERLKLRVAEMSRAQARAEEDAQRFRKQAEEIGEKLHRTELATQEKVTLVHTLEIQRQQSDHDAERLRAAIAELEREKEKLQEEATLLQQKSEEMQVVQQEQLLQETRALQESFLSEKDRLLQRERFIEQEKAKLEQLFRDEVAKAQKLREEQQRQQQQMEQEREQLVASMEEARQRQREAEEGVRRKQEELQLLEQQRQQQERLLAEENQRLRERLQRLEEEHRAALAHSEEIAASQAAASKALPNGRDVLDGPAAEAEPEHAFDGLRRKVPAQRLQEVGILSAEELQRLAQGRTTVAELAQREDVRQYLQGRSGIAGLLLKPANEKLSIYAALRRQLLSPGTALILLEAQAATGFLLDPVQNRRLTVNEAVKEGVVGPELHHKLLSAERAVTGYKDPYTGEQISLFQAMKKELIVRDHGIRLLEAQIATGGIIDPVHSHRLPVDVAYQRGYFDEEMNRVLADPSDDTKGFFDPNTHENLTYLQLLERCVLDPDTGLRLLPLTDQAARGGELVYTDSEARDVFEKATVSAPFGKFQGRTVTIWELINSEYFTAEQRRDLLRQFRTGKVTVEKIIKIVITVVEEHEQKGQLCFEGLRALVPAAELLESGVIDHNLYRQLQRGERSVREVAEVDAVRRALRGTSVIAGVWLEEAGQRLSIYEALKKDLLPPEVAVALLEAQAGTGHIIDPATSARLTVDEAVRAGLVGPELHEKLLSAEKAVTGYKDPYSGQSVSLFQALKKGLIPREQGLRLLDAQLSTGGIVDPSKSHRVPMDVAYARGYLDQETSRALSAPQDEAKTYHDPGTQEPVTYGQLQQQCRPDPLTGLSLLPLSEQAAQARREGLFSELQARETFQKTPVEVPVGSFKGRTVTVWELLSSEYFTAEQRQELLRQFRTGTVTVEKIIKIVITIVEEVETVRQERLSFSGLRAPVPASELLASGVLSRTQFEQLKDGKTSVKDLSELSSVRTLLQGSGCLAGIYLEDSKEKVTIYEAMRRGLLRPSTATLLLEAQAATGFLIDPVRNQRLYVHEAVKAGVVGPELHEKLLSAEKAVTGYKDPYSGSTISLFQAMKKGLVLREHGIRLLEAQIATGGIIDPVHSHRLPVDVAYQRGYFDEEMNRVLADPSDDTKGFFDPNTHENLTYLQLLERCVEDPETGLRLLPLKGAEKTEVVETTQVYTEEETRRAFEETQIDIPGSAGRGGSTMSLWEVMQSDLIPEEQRTRLMADFQAGRVTKERMIIIIIEIIEKTEIVRQQNLASYDYVRRRLTAEDLYEARIISRETYSLLREGTKSLRQVLEEEEASRYLYGTGCVAGVYLPGSRQTLTIYQALKKGLLNAEVARFLLEAQAATGFLLEPVKGERLTVDEAVRKGLVGPELHDRLLSAERAVTGYRDPYTEQTISLFQAMKKDLIPTDEALRLLDAQLATGGIVDPHLGFHLPLEVAYQRGYLNKDTHDQLSEPSEVRSYLDPSTDERLSYTQLLRRCRRHETSGQMLLPLSDARKLTFRGLRKQITVEELVRSQVLDEATALQLQEGLTSVEEVTKNLQKFLEGTSCIAGVFVDATKERLSVYQAMKKGIIRPGTAFELLEAQAATGYVIDPIKGLKLTVEEAVRMGIVGPEFKDKLLSAERAVIGYKDPYSGKLISLFQAMKKGLILKDHGIRLLEAQIATGGIIDPEESHRLPVEVAYKRGLFDEEMNEILTDPSDDTKGFFDPNTEENLTYLQLMERCITDPQTGLCLLPLKEKKRERKTSSKSSVRKRRVVIVDPETGKEMSVYEAYRKGLIDHQTYLELSEQECEWEEITISSSDGVVKSMIIDRRSGRQYDIDEAIARNLIDRSALDQYRAGTLSITEFADMLSGNAGGFRSRSSSVGSSSSYPISPAASRTQAASWSDPTEETGPVAGILDTETLEKVSITEAMRRNLVDNITGQRLLEAQACTGGIIDPSSGERFPVTDAVSRGLVDKIMVDRINLAQKAFCGFEDPRTKTKMSAAQALKKGWLYYEAGQRFLEAQYLTGGLIEPDVPGRVPLDEALQRGMVDARTAQKLRDVGAYSKYLTCPKTKLKISYKDALDRSMVEEGTGLRLLEAAAQSTKGYYSPYSVSGSGSAAGSRSGSRTGSRAGSRRGSFDATGSGFSMTFSSSSYSSSGYGRRYASGPVSSLGGPESAAA